In Cystobacter fuscus DSM 2262, the following are encoded in one genomic region:
- a CDS encoding polysaccharide deacetylase family protein yields MRGRLVVRGMPWGLVMALLVGMGPAWGSTPFQRGMVSITLDDGLSSQYTTARPALNARGIPATYFLITQNIRGGFSGYMTVPQVQTLITEGHEIGSHTITHPDLTTLTPNALEIELSDSQAWLKSQFGLPSVPSFASPYGAYNPSVLSTISKYYASHRTVNGGQNFKDSNILQLRSYDVHTGVTVDTVRSWIDAAAADGSWLILAFHQIVTGTASSSTEYGATDFAAILDALKARNVDIVTVSEGRARMEGSTGDASGDTSVYADALGDGFSDRSYTPHDLDNRTVVRTGLASLSAEFNNWNAVYLHHVSGLPASQYTSLELWVHGGTAGGQGVRLLAYDGSQRLGSVRLDTVMGHAIQAGTWQQVLVPLSSLGVSSTSTVRDLYLQDDTGTTQSTVYFDDIRLLRSSTPPPTTPPTEPPPTPAFTLYADSLHTTFKDRSWATRDLAATHPVHSGASAISFEPDAWKALLFNTTTRVDLSLYKTLSFWVHGGTTGGQVVRVLLKEDGSTELGGMRFDVALGHAIKPGVWEQVLIPLASLGASSRLLQELYFQAQSGKDQGTLYLDDIQLLP; encoded by the coding sequence GGTGAGCATCACGCTGGATGACGGCCTGAGCTCGCAGTACACGACGGCGCGCCCGGCCCTCAACGCCCGCGGCATTCCCGCCACCTACTTCCTCATCACCCAGAACATCCGCGGCGGGTTCTCGGGATACATGACCGTGCCGCAAGTGCAGACGCTCATCACCGAGGGTCATGAGATTGGCTCCCATACGATCACCCACCCGGATCTCACCACCCTGACCCCCAATGCCCTGGAGATCGAGCTGAGCGACTCGCAGGCCTGGTTGAAGTCGCAGTTCGGACTGCCCTCGGTGCCCTCGTTCGCCTCGCCCTACGGCGCCTACAACCCGAGCGTGCTGAGCACGATCTCGAAGTACTACGCCAGCCACCGCACGGTGAACGGCGGCCAGAACTTCAAGGACTCGAACATCCTGCAATTGCGCTCGTATGACGTGCACACGGGCGTCACGGTGGACACGGTGCGCTCGTGGATCGACGCCGCCGCCGCTGACGGCAGTTGGCTCATCCTCGCCTTCCACCAGATCGTGACCGGCACGGCGAGCTCATCCACGGAGTATGGCGCCACCGACTTCGCGGCCATCCTCGATGCCCTCAAGGCGAGGAACGTGGACATCGTCACCGTCTCCGAGGGCCGGGCACGCATGGAGGGGTCGACGGGCGACGCCTCGGGCGATACGTCCGTCTATGCCGATGCCCTGGGCGATGGCTTCTCGGACAGGAGCTACACCCCGCACGACCTCGACAACCGCACCGTGGTGCGTACGGGCCTGGCGTCCCTTTCCGCCGAGTTCAACAATTGGAACGCCGTCTATCTCCACCACGTCTCGGGGCTCCCCGCGTCCCAGTACACGTCCCTCGAGCTGTGGGTGCATGGTGGCACCGCGGGCGGGCAGGGCGTGCGGCTGCTGGCCTACGATGGCTCGCAGCGGCTCGGCTCGGTGCGGCTGGATACGGTGATGGGCCACGCCATCCAGGCGGGCACCTGGCAGCAGGTCCTCGTCCCGTTGAGTTCCCTCGGCGTGTCCTCCACGAGCACCGTGCGGGACCTCTACCTCCAGGACGACACGGGCACGACCCAGAGCACGGTGTACTTCGACGACATCCGGCTGCTGCGCTCCAGCACGCCGCCGCCCACGACTCCTCCCACGGAGCCGCCGCCGACGCCCGCCTTCACCCTCTACGCGGACAGCCTCCACACCACGTTCAAGGACCGGAGCTGGGCCACGCGCGACCTGGCCGCGACCCATCCCGTCCACTCGGGCGCGTCGGCCATCTCCTTCGAGCCGGATGCCTGGAAGGCCCTCCTCTTCAACACCACCACGCGGGTGGACCTGAGCCTCTACAAGACCCTGTCGTTCTGGGTGCATGGAGGCACCACGGGCGGACAGGTCGTGCGGGTGCTGCTCAAGGAGGATGGCTCGACCGAATTGGGGGGCATGCGCTTCGACGTGGCGTTGGGCCACGCCATCAAGCCGGGCGTCTGGGAGCAGGTCCTCATCCCGCTCGCTTCCCTGGGCGCGAGCAGCCGGCTGCTCCAGGAGCTCTACTTCCAGGCTCAGTCCGGCAAGGACCAGGGCACGCTCTACCTCGACGACATCCAGCTGCTGCCGTGA